In Macaca nemestrina isolate mMacNem1 chromosome 11, mMacNem.hap1, whole genome shotgun sequence, a single window of DNA contains:
- the LOC105468030 gene encoding DBF4-type zinc finger-containing protein 2 isoform X5, which produces MQKRQGYCSYCRVQYHNLEQHLFSAQHRSLTRQSRRQICTSSLMERFLQDVLQHHPYHCQESSSTRDETHVNTGSSSEVVHLDDDFSEEEEEDEDKIEDEDATEERPSEASEPIEELHSRPHKSQEGTQEVSVRPSVIQKLEKGQQQPLEFVHKIGAGVKKCNLVDIGQATNNGSNLVRPPVIYNAPASCLSESSNDRPVTTNTTGLPAAAHLDSVSKYDPNKVDKYLEQPDGASRNPVPSSHVETSSFSHQKPKESNRKYLRMNSDKLVLWRDVKSQGKTLSAGLKFQERMGTKDSLRVKSPSKLAVNPNKTDMPLNKGIFEDTIPKHHEEFFSNMDCTQEEKHLVFNKKAFWEQKCSVSSEMKFDCSSLQSASDQPQETAQDINLWKEERIDQEDNYESRGSEMSFDCSSSFHSLTDQSKVSAKEVNLSKEACTDVQYKNNTSYVSKRSSDCGDILHLVTNQSQMTVKEISLQNARRISLVDQSYESSDSETNFDCDASPQSTSDYPHQSVKEVSLSKEVHIGLVDKNYGSSSSEVSADSVFPLQSVVERPPVVVRETKLRKKAHSGLVDNYGSSCSETSFDCDVSLESVVDHPQLTVKGRNLKGRQVHLKHKKRKPSSAKARFDCDVSLGTVADESQRAVEKINLLKEKNADLMDVNYESHGLVMGFHTGAQLVADQPQVAEIEPQKVDVDLENKSVQSSSSSLSSDSPASLYHSAHDEPQEALDEVNLKELNIDMEVKSYDCSSSELTFDSDPPLLSVSEQSHLDAEGKERHIDLEDESCESDSSEITFDSDIPLYSVIDQPEVAVYEEETVDLESKSNESCVSEITFDSDIPLHSGNDHPEVAVKEVIQKEEYIHLERKNDEPSGSEISLDSYAPRHSVTNSPEVAVKKLNPQKEDQVHLENKENEPIDSEVSLDYNTIFHSVTGHSEDPIKKINLHTKEHMYLENKSGFETSLDSDVPLRPATHKPQVIVKETWLQREKHAEFQGGSAEFSGSKTSLDSSVPHYSVTESQVAVNKINRKKQYVLENYDKCSGSEIILDSNVPPQSMTDQTQLAFLKEKHVNLRDKNSKSGDSEITFDSEQLQEAVKKIDQWKEEVIGLKNKINEPSTSKLIHDSDVSVQSVADQPKVAIKHVNLENENHMYLEVKNSQYRCSEMNLDSRFLVQSIVNRPQITILERDHIELEGKHNQRCGSEISFDSDDPLQSVADQLRETVKEISLWKDEEVDMEDSRNEAKGFEIMYDSAVLQPVAGQPEGVVKEVSLWKEHVDLENKIVKPTNTKINFDSHDPLLSVTNKIQGVNKERNLLREERVCLDDKGYVPSDSGIIYVSNIPPQSVIKQPQILQEEHASLEDKSSISYSPEESSDSSDSFQAAADELQKSAKEINLWKEDHIYLEDKSYKLGDFDVSYASHIPVQFVTDQSSVPVKEINVQKKNHNNLASKNCEVCGSKIKCDSCGRLQSEVDQPQVSYKEADLQKEEHVVMEEKTGGPSDSEMMYDSDVPFQIVVNQFPGSVKETHLPKVILLDLVPSDSDYEVISDDIPLQLVTDPPQLTVKDINCINTECIDIEDKSCDSFGSEVRCSCKASTPSMTNQCKETFKIINRKKDYIILGEPSCQSCGSEMSFNVDASDQSMTYESQGPDEKIAKYIDSEDKSCGYNGSKGKFNLGDTSHRTTHRLQKARKEAKLRKDPRHAGLKGKSCQSSASAVDFGASSKSALHRRADKKKRSKLKHRDLEDVSCEPDGFEMNFQCVPPLLSDTDQPQETVKKRHPCKKVSFDLKEKNRDSQSSCVPKVDSVRNLKKAKGVIEDNTDEPVLEALPHVPPSFVGKTWSQIMREDDMKINALVKEFREGRFHCYFDDDCETKKVSLKGKKKVTWADLQGKEDTAPTQALSESDDIVCGISDIDDLSVALEKPCHRHPSAERPPKQKWRVASQRQTAKISHSTQTSCKNYPVMKRKIIRQEEDPPKRATKTPVQEIMMLMDKALLQHL; this is translated from the exons TTCAACACGAGATGAGACACATGTGAATACTGGGTCATCATCTGAAGTGGTGCATTTGGATGATGATTTTtctgaagaagaggaagaggatgaggatAAGATTGAGGATGAGGATGCTACTGAAGAGAGACCCTCCGAGGCTTCAGAACCTATTGAAGAGTTACATTCCAGACCTCATAAATCTCAGGAAGGCACACAGGAGGTTTCAGTTCGACCATCAGTTATTCAAAAACTGGAGAAGGGACAGCAGCAGCCCTTGGAGTTTGTTCATAAAATTGGGGCCGGTGTGAAAAAATGTAATCTAGTAGATATTGGTCAGGCTACAAATAATGGAAGCAACTTGGTACGCCCGCCAGTGATTTATAATGCTCCTGCTAGTTGTTTATCTGAAAGCTCTAATGATAGACCAGTTACAACTAATACAACTGGTTTACCGGCAGCAGCTCATTTGGATTCAGTTAGCAAATATGACCCAAACAAAGTTGACAAATACCTTGAACAGCCAGACGGGGCCTCTAGAAATCCTGTGCCATCATCCCATGTAGAAACTTCTTCATTTTCACATCAGAAACCTAAAGAATCAAATAGGAAATATTTACGCATGAATTCAGATAAGTTGGTTTTGTGGAGAGATGTAAAATCTCAGGGTAAAACTTTGTCAGCTGGCTTGAAATTCCAGGAACGCATGGGTACTAAGGACTCCTTAAGAGTTAAATCTCCTTCCAAATTAGCAGTAAACCCGAATAAAACTGACATGCCTTTGAATAAAGGAATCTTTGAAGATACTATTCCAAAGCACCATGAGGAATTCTTTTCTAATATGGATTGTACCCAAGAAGAAAAGCACTTGGTTTTTAACAAGAAAGCCTTTTGGGAACAGAAGTGCTCAGTGAGTTCTGAAATGAAGTTTGATTGTAGCTCTCTTCAGTCAGCATCTGATCAGCCCCAAGAGACTGCACAAGACATAAATCTTTGGAAGGAGGAGCGAATTGACCAAGAAGATAACTATGAATCTAGAGGTTCAGAAATGAGTTTTGATTGCAGTTCCTCTTTTCATTCACTGACTGACCAATCTAAAGTGAGTGCCAAAGAAGTAAACCTTTCCAAGGAAGCATGTACTGATGTACAGTATAAGAATAATACATCTTACGTTTCTAAAAGAAGTTCTGATTGCGGTGACATTCTTCACTTGGTTACGAACCAATCCCAAATGACTGTTAAAGAAATAAGTCTTCAGAATGCAAGGCGTATTAGCCTGGTTGACCAAAGCTATGAATCTAGTGATTCTGAAACAAATTTTGATTGTGATGCTTCACCTCAGTCCACTAGTGACTACCCTCACCAATCTGTAAAAGAAGTAAGCCTTTCTAAGGAAGTGCACATTGGTTTGGTTGATAAGAACTATGGTTCCAGTAGTTCTGAAGTAAGTGCTGATTCTGTTTTCCCACTGCAGTCAGTGGTTGAGCGACCACCGGTGGTTGTCAGAGAAACAAAACTTCGGAAGAAGGCTCATTCTGGCTTGGTTGATAACTATGGATCGAGTTGTTCTGAAACAAGTTTTGATTGTGATGTTTCTCTTGAGTCAGTAGTTGATCATCCCCAGCTGACTGTCAAAGGAAGAAACCTGAAAGGTAGACAAGTCCACCTAAAACATAAGAAGCGTAAACCCAGTAGTGCTAAAGCACGTTTTGATTGTGATGTCTCACTCGGGACAGTTGCAGATGAATCCCAGAGGGCCGTTGAAAAGATAAATCTTCTAAAGGAGAAGAATGCTGACCTTATGGATGTGAACTATGAATCCCATGGTCTTGTAATGGGTTTTCACACCGGTGCTCAGTTAGTGGCTGACCAGCCTCAAGTAGCAGAAATAGAGCCTCAGAAAGTGGATGTTGACCTTGAGAATAAGAGTGTTCAGTCTAGCAGTTCTTCTCTAAGTTCTGATTCTCCGGCTTCTCTTTATCATTCAGCTCACGATGAGCCTCAAGAAGCTTTGGATGAAGTAAATCTTAAAGAGTTAAATATTGACATGGAAGTTAAGAGCTATGATTGCTCCAGCTCTGAGTTGACTTTTGATTCTGACCCGCCTCTTCTGTCAGTTTCTGAGCAGTCTCATCTGGATGCTGAAGGAAAAGAACGGCACATTGACCTGGAAGATGAGAGCTGTGAGTCAGATAGTTCTGAAATAACTTTTGATTCTGATATTCCTCTTTATTCAGTAATTGACCAACCTGAAGTAGCTGTTTATGAGGAAGAAACTGTTGATCTGGAAAGTAAAAGTAATGAATCTTGTGTTTCTGAAATAACTTTTGATTCTGATATTCCTCTTCATTCAGGAAATGATCACCCTGAAGTAGCTGTTAAAGAAGTAATTCAGAAAGAAGAGTACATTCACTTAGAAAGGAAGAATGATGAACCCAGTGGTTCTGAAATAAGTTTGGATTCCTATGCCCCTCGTCATTCAGTGACTAATTCTCCCGAAGTAGCTGTTAAAAAGCTAAATCCTCAAAAAGAAGACCAGGTACActtagaaaataaggaaaatgaacCTATTGATTCGGAAGTAAGTTTGGATTATAATACCATTTTTCATTCAGTGACTGGACATTCTGAAGatcccattaaaaaaataaaccttcaCACAAAAGAGCACATGTACTTAGAAAATAAGAGTGGTTTTGAAACAAGTTTGGATTCTGATGTCCCTCTTCGGCCAGCGACTCACAAACCTCAAGTAATTGTCAAAGAAACATGGCTTCAAAGAGAAAAGCATGCTGAATTCCAAGGTGGAAGTGCTGAATTCAGTGGTTCAAAAACAAGTTTAGATTCTAGTGTCCCTCATTATTCAGTAACTGAATCTCAAGTAGCTGttaacaaaataaacagaaagaagcaaTATGTTCTAGAAAACTATGATAAATGTAGTGGTTCTGAAATAATTTTGGATTCTAATGTTCCACCTCAGTCAATGACTGACCAAACTCAGCTAGcttttttgaaggaaaaacatGTTAATCTGAGAGACAAAAACAGTAAATCAGGTGATTCTGAAATAACTTTTGATTCTGAACAACTTCAGGAAGCAGTTaaaaaaatagaccaatggaaggaAGAGGTTATTGGCCTGAAAAATAAGATTAATGAACCTAGTACTTCTAAATTAATACATGATTCTGATGTTTCTGTCCAATCTGTGGCTGATCAACCCAAAGTAGCTATTAAACATGTAAACCTTGAGAATGAAAACCATATGTACTTGGAAGTTAAGAACAGCCAATATCGTTGTTCTGAAATGAATTTGGATTCTCGTTTCTTGGTTCAGTCAATAGTCAATCGACCTCAAATAACTATTTTGGAGCGGGACCACATTGAGCTAGAAGGTAAGCACAATCAGCGTTGTGGTTCTGAAATAAGTTTTGATTCTGATGACCCTCTTCAGTCAGTGGCTGACCAGCTGAGAGAAACCGTTAAAGAAATAAGCCTTTGGAAGGATGAAGAAGTTGACATGGAAGATAGCAGGAATGAAGCTAAGGGTTTTGAAATTATGTATGATTCTGCTGTTCTTCAGCCAGTGGCTGGCCAACCTGAAGGAGTAGTTAAGGAGGTCAGTCTTTGGAAAGAGCATGTTGACTTGGAAAATAAGATTGTCAAACCTACcaatactaaaataaattttgattctCATGATCCCCTTCTGTCTGTGACTAATAAAATTCAAGGggtgaataaagaaagaaatcttttgAGGGAGGAACGTGTTTGTCTGGATGATAAGGGCTATGTGCCCAGTGATTCTGGAATAATTTATGTTTCAAATATCCCTCCTCAGTCAGTGATAAAACAACCCCAAATTTTGCAAGAGGAGCATGCCAGTCTGGAAGATAAGAGCAGTATTTCTTACAGTCCTGAAGAAAGTTCTGATTCCAGTGACTCTTTCCAGGCAGCAGCAGATGAGCTTCAAAAATCTGCCAAAGAAATAAATCTTTGGAAGGAAGACCATATTTATCTGGAAGATAAGAGCTATAAATTAGGTGATTTTGATGTAAGTTATGCTTCTCATATTCCTGTTCAGTTTGTGACCGATCAGTCTTCTGTGCCTGTCAAAGAAATAAACGTGCAAAAGAAGAATCATAATAATCTAGCAAGTAAGAACTGTGAAGTCTGtggttctaaaataaaatgtgattcttGTGGTCGTCTTCAGTCAGAAGTTGACCAACCTCAAGTGTCTTACAAAGAGGCAGACCTTCAGAAGGAAGAGCATGTTGTCATGGAAGAAAAGACCGGTGGACCTAGTGATTCAGAAATGATGTATGATTCTGATGTTCCTTTTCAAATAGTGGTTAACCAGTTTCCAGGGTCAGTCAAAGAAACACATCTTCCAAAGGTGATACTTTTGGATCTGGTGCCCAGTGATAGTGATTATGAAGTAATTTCAGATGATATTCCCCTTCAGTTAGTGACTGACCCACCTCAGTTGACTGTCAAAGATATCAACTGTATAAATACAGAATGTATTGATATAGAAGATAAGAGCTGTGACTCTTTTGGTTCTGAAGTCAGGTGTAGTTGTAAAGCCTCTACTCCCTCAATGACCAACCAATGCAAAGAgactttcaaaataataaaccGGAAGAAAGACTATATTATTCTGGGAGAGCCAAGTTGTCAGTCTTGTGGTTCTGAAATGAGTTTTAATGTTGATGCCTCTGATCAGTCCATGACTTATGAGTCACAAGGACCTGATGAGAAAATAGCGAAATATATTGACTCAGAAGATAAGAGCTGTGGATATAATGGTTCTAAAGGAAAATTTAATTTGGGAGACACTTCTCATCGAACGACTCACCGACTGCAGAAAGCTCGCAAAGAAGCCAAGCTTCGGAAAGATCCAAGACATGCTGGCCTAAAAGGTAAGAGCTGTCAGTCTAGTGCTTCTGCAGTGGATTTTGGTGCCTCTTCCAAGTCAGCGCTCCATCGAAGGGCCGATAAAAAAAAACGTTCAAAGCTAAAACATAGAGATTTAGAAGATGTGAGCTGTGAACCGGATGgttttgagatgaattttcagtGTGTTCCCCCTCTTCTGTCTGATACTGATCAGCCTCAAGAAACTGTTAAGAAAAGACATCCTTGTAAGAAGGTGTCTTTTGACTTGAAAGAAAAGAACCGTGATTCCCAGTCAAGCTGTGTTCCCAAGGTTGATTCTGTAAGGAACCTGAAAAAAGCAAAGGGTGTCATAGAAGATAATACTGATGAACCAGTTCTTGAAGCCTTACCTCATGTACCTCCTTCATTTGTGGGGAAAACATGGTCTCAGATAATGAGAGAAGATGACATGAAAATTAATGCTCTTGTGAAGGAATTTAGGGAAGGTCGTTTCCACTGTTACTTTGATGATGACTGTGAGACCAAAAAAGTTtctttgaagggaaaaaaaaaggttaccTGGGCTGACTTGCAGGGTAAGGAGGACACTGCACCAACTCAAGCTCTGTCAGAAAGTGATGATATTGTCTGTGGTATTTCAGATATTGATGACTTGTCAGTGGCCTTAGAAAAACCATGCCATCGTCATCCTTCAGCAGAGAGGCCTCCTAAGCAAAAGTGGCGTGTGGCTTCTCAACGCCAGACAGCGAAAATCAGCCATAGTACTCAGACCAGTTGTAAGAATTACCcagtgatgaaaagaaaaataattagacaaGAGGAAGACCCACCAAAAA gAGCAACCAAAACTCCAGTGCAGGAGATAATGATGCTGATGGACAAGGCTCTGCTTCAGCACCTTTAA